A stretch of the Lactuca sativa cultivar Salinas chromosome 9, Lsat_Salinas_v11, whole genome shotgun sequence genome encodes the following:
- the LOC111878992 gene encoding MACPF domain-containing protein At4g24290 isoform X2 — protein sequence MALKLPAAEAANFAIQSIGCGYDISLDLRLKYRKGESFSDVGANQNRNCRLIEIEEDEGRDIVLPGGLLIPNVSKSIKCDKGERTRFRSDVLSFQQMSEQFNQEISLTGKIPSGLFNTMFEFSGSWQKDASSTKTLAFDGVFISLYTVALEKSQMVLCDHVKNAVPSSWEPALLARFIETFGTHIIVGVKMGGKDVIYMKQQHASSLEPADVQKKLKAMADKRFVDSDGQFIIDSEHISQNDKYNNREHRLRFADTDPSSSYTYKEDLVSICKRRGGSDDRNLKHNEWLHTVQSEPDVITMSFIPITSLLNGVSGSGYLSHAINLYLRYKPPIEELHQFLEFQLPRQWAPVFSDLPLGPQRKQQSTASLQFSFFGPKLYVNTNPVDVGKRPVTGLRLYLEGKRSNRLAIHLQHLSSLPKIFQLEDSVTGTGIYNSDSDDRRYYEKVQWKHFSHVCTAPVESEDEHSIVTGAHLHVGDHGFKKVLFLRLHFSKLLGCTATKNPEWDGSPGLARKSGLISTLISHHFTAVLKPQPQPVDININSAIYPGGPPGPVQAPKLLKFVDTTEMMRGPQESPGYWVVSGARLVVDKGKISLRVKYSLLTLVLPDEEEEMVD from the exons ATGGCGCTCAAGCTTCCAGCTGCTGAAGCTGCAAATTTTGCGATTCAATCGATTGGATGTGGTTATGATATCTCATTAGATCTGAGGCTTAAGTATCGCAAAGGTGAATCTTTCTCAGATGTTGGTGCTAATCAAAATCGAAATTGCCGTTTGATCGAAATTGAGGAGGATGAAGGTAGAGACATTGTGCTTCCTGGTGGTCTTCTAATCCCTAATGTATCCAAATCCATCAAATGTGATAAAGGCGAGCGTACTCGATTTCGGTCTGATGTTCTCTCTTTTCAGCAG ATGTCGGAGCAATTCAATCAGGAAATATCATTAACTGGGAAAATTCCTTCAGGCCTCTTTAACACCATGTTTGAATTTTCTGGAAGTTGGCAGAAAGATGCATCCAGTACCAAAACCCTAGCTTTTGATGGCGTTTTCATCTCTTTGTACACTGTTGCATTAGAAAAATCTCAAATGGTACTCTGTGATCATGTCAAGAATGCTGTTCCATCTTCATGGGAGCCTGCTTTGTTAGCAAG GTTTATTGAAACTTTTGGCACTCATATAATTGTGGGTGTAAAAATGGGTGGAAaagatgttatatatatgaaacaacAGCATGCATCATCCCTTGAACCTGCTGATGTACAGAAAAAGCTAAAGGCAATGGCAGACAAAAGATTTGTGGACTCTGATGGACAATTTATCATTGATTCTGAACACATTTCTCAAAATGACAAG TATAACAACAGAGAGCACAGACTAAGGTTTGCAGATACAGACCCCTCTAGCTCTTATACTTATAAGGAG GATCTTGTAAGCATTTGCAAAAGGAGAGGTGGGAGTGATGACAGGAACCTAAAACATAATGAGTGGTTACATACAGTACAATCAGAACCAGATGTGATCACAATGTCCTTCATTCCAATAACCTCTTTGCTTAATGGTGTTTCCGGAAGTGGATACCTGAGTCATGCCATAAATCTCTATTTACGCT ATAAACCACCGATCGAAGAGCTCCATCAGTTTTTGGAATTTCAGCTACCGAGACAGTGGGCCCCGGTGTTCAGTGATCTCCCCCTGGGCCCACAACGTAAGCAGCAAAGTACAGCGTCTTTACAGTTCAGCTTTTTTGGGCCCAAGCTCTATGTGAATACCAATCCG GTTGATGTAGGAAAGAGACCCGTAACGGGACTCCGGCTTTACCTCGAAGGTAAAAGAAGCAACCGGTTAGCAATCCACCTCCAACACCTCTCTTCCCTCCCAAAAATCTTCCAACTAGAAGACTCCGTAACCGGAACCGGAATCTACAATTCCGATTCCGACGACCGTCGCTACTACGAAAAAGTCCAATGGAAACACTTCTCTCACGTCTGCACCGCTCCGGTCGAATCCGAAGACGAACACTCAATCGTAACCGGGGCCCACTTACACGTAGGGGACCACGGCTTCAAAAAAGTCCTCTTCTTACGTCTCCACTTCTCAAAACTTCTCGGTTGCACTGCAACCAAGAATCCAGAATGGGACGGATCCCCGGGCTTAGCCCGGAAATCCGGCCTCATTTCAACTCTGATAAGTCACCATTTTACCGCGGTCTTAAAACCGCAACCTCAACCCGTTGACATTAACATAAATTCGGCTATTTATCCCGGGGGCCCGCCGGGCCCGGTTCAAGCACCGAAGTTGTTGAAGTTTGTGGACACAACGGAGATGATGCGGGGCCCGCAAGAGAGCCCGGGGTATTGGGTTGTGTCTGGGGCCCGACTTGTTGTGGATAAGGGAAAGATTTCGCTTCGGGTCAAGTATTCTTTGTTGACTTTGGTATTGcccgatgaagaagaagaaatggTGGATTAG
- the LOC111878992 gene encoding MACPF domain-containing protein At4g24290 isoform X1: MALKLPAAEAANFAIQSIGCGYDISLDLRLKYRKGESFSDVGANQNRNCRLIEIEEDEGRDIVLPGGLLIPNVSKSIKCDKGERTRFRSDVLSFQQMSEQFNQEISLTGKIPSGLFNTMFEFSGSWQKDASSTKTLAFDGVFISLYTVALEKSQMVLCDHVKNAVPSSWEPALLARFIETFGTHIIVGVKMGGKDVIYMKQQHASSLEPADVQKKLKAMADKRFVDSDGQFIIDSEHISQNDKYNNREHRLRFADTDPSSSYTYKEQDLVSICKRRGGSDDRNLKHNEWLHTVQSEPDVITMSFIPITSLLNGVSGSGYLSHAINLYLRYKPPIEELHQFLEFQLPRQWAPVFSDLPLGPQRKQQSTASLQFSFFGPKLYVNTNPVDVGKRPVTGLRLYLEGKRSNRLAIHLQHLSSLPKIFQLEDSVTGTGIYNSDSDDRRYYEKVQWKHFSHVCTAPVESEDEHSIVTGAHLHVGDHGFKKVLFLRLHFSKLLGCTATKNPEWDGSPGLARKSGLISTLISHHFTAVLKPQPQPVDININSAIYPGGPPGPVQAPKLLKFVDTTEMMRGPQESPGYWVVSGARLVVDKGKISLRVKYSLLTLVLPDEEEEMVD, translated from the exons ATGGCGCTCAAGCTTCCAGCTGCTGAAGCTGCAAATTTTGCGATTCAATCGATTGGATGTGGTTATGATATCTCATTAGATCTGAGGCTTAAGTATCGCAAAGGTGAATCTTTCTCAGATGTTGGTGCTAATCAAAATCGAAATTGCCGTTTGATCGAAATTGAGGAGGATGAAGGTAGAGACATTGTGCTTCCTGGTGGTCTTCTAATCCCTAATGTATCCAAATCCATCAAATGTGATAAAGGCGAGCGTACTCGATTTCGGTCTGATGTTCTCTCTTTTCAGCAG ATGTCGGAGCAATTCAATCAGGAAATATCATTAACTGGGAAAATTCCTTCAGGCCTCTTTAACACCATGTTTGAATTTTCTGGAAGTTGGCAGAAAGATGCATCCAGTACCAAAACCCTAGCTTTTGATGGCGTTTTCATCTCTTTGTACACTGTTGCATTAGAAAAATCTCAAATGGTACTCTGTGATCATGTCAAGAATGCTGTTCCATCTTCATGGGAGCCTGCTTTGTTAGCAAG GTTTATTGAAACTTTTGGCACTCATATAATTGTGGGTGTAAAAATGGGTGGAAaagatgttatatatatgaaacaacAGCATGCATCATCCCTTGAACCTGCTGATGTACAGAAAAAGCTAAAGGCAATGGCAGACAAAAGATTTGTGGACTCTGATGGACAATTTATCATTGATTCTGAACACATTTCTCAAAATGACAAG TATAACAACAGAGAGCACAGACTAAGGTTTGCAGATACAGACCCCTCTAGCTCTTATACTTATAAGGAG CAGGATCTTGTAAGCATTTGCAAAAGGAGAGGTGGGAGTGATGACAGGAACCTAAAACATAATGAGTGGTTACATACAGTACAATCAGAACCAGATGTGATCACAATGTCCTTCATTCCAATAACCTCTTTGCTTAATGGTGTTTCCGGAAGTGGATACCTGAGTCATGCCATAAATCTCTATTTACGCT ATAAACCACCGATCGAAGAGCTCCATCAGTTTTTGGAATTTCAGCTACCGAGACAGTGGGCCCCGGTGTTCAGTGATCTCCCCCTGGGCCCACAACGTAAGCAGCAAAGTACAGCGTCTTTACAGTTCAGCTTTTTTGGGCCCAAGCTCTATGTGAATACCAATCCG GTTGATGTAGGAAAGAGACCCGTAACGGGACTCCGGCTTTACCTCGAAGGTAAAAGAAGCAACCGGTTAGCAATCCACCTCCAACACCTCTCTTCCCTCCCAAAAATCTTCCAACTAGAAGACTCCGTAACCGGAACCGGAATCTACAATTCCGATTCCGACGACCGTCGCTACTACGAAAAAGTCCAATGGAAACACTTCTCTCACGTCTGCACCGCTCCGGTCGAATCCGAAGACGAACACTCAATCGTAACCGGGGCCCACTTACACGTAGGGGACCACGGCTTCAAAAAAGTCCTCTTCTTACGTCTCCACTTCTCAAAACTTCTCGGTTGCACTGCAACCAAGAATCCAGAATGGGACGGATCCCCGGGCTTAGCCCGGAAATCCGGCCTCATTTCAACTCTGATAAGTCACCATTTTACCGCGGTCTTAAAACCGCAACCTCAACCCGTTGACATTAACATAAATTCGGCTATTTATCCCGGGGGCCCGCCGGGCCCGGTTCAAGCACCGAAGTTGTTGAAGTTTGTGGACACAACGGAGATGATGCGGGGCCCGCAAGAGAGCCCGGGGTATTGGGTTGTGTCTGGGGCCCGACTTGTTGTGGATAAGGGAAAGATTTCGCTTCGGGTCAAGTATTCTTTGTTGACTTTGGTATTGcccgatgaagaagaagaaatggTGGATTAG